A window of the Candidatus Woesearchaeota archaeon genome harbors these coding sequences:
- a CDS encoding DUF4258 domain-containing protein: MAIFYSKHARERMVLRGISTKEIEDAIKMGSKQIQKPDKLLSNYRYFCVVYKRIGENTYIITVKPR, from the coding sequence TTGGCAATCTTTTACAGCAAGCATGCAAGAGAAAGGATGGTTTTGAGGGGAATAAGCACCAAAGAGATCGAAGACGCCATCAAAATGGGTTCAAAGCAAATACAAAAACCGGATAAACTCCTTTCAAATTACAGGTATTTTTGCGTCGTATACAAGAGAATTGGAGAAAATACATATATAATCACGGTAAAACCAAGGTGA
- a CDS encoding AbrB/MazE/SpoVT family DNA-binding domain-containing protein, whose translation MKCPVCEKGTLKQAKVKESMFGIYLGEFTAQVCSKCGESFTDEKTTKAIESAAKEKGIWGLGQKTKITKTGNSLAIRIPKEIAKFLKLEEGSEAFMHPDKDKLIIESLG comes from the coding sequence ATGAAATGCCCAGTTTGTGAAAAAGGAACATTAAAGCAAGCTAAGGTAAAAGAATCTATGTTTGGTATTTATTTGGGTGAGTTTACTGCGCAAGTCTGCTCAAAATGCGGGGAATCGTTCACTGATGAAAAAACCACAAAAGCCATAGAGTCTGCTGCAAAAGAAAAAGGCATATGGGGACTTGGGCAAAAGACTAAAATTACGAAGACCGGAAATTCACTTGCCATCAGAATACCGAAGGAAATAGCCAAATTTCTGAAGCTTGAAGAGGGCAGCGAGGCTTTTATGCATCCAGATAAAGACAAGCTTATTATTGAATCTTTAGGATAG
- a CDS encoding bifunctional folylpolyglutamate synthase/dihydrofolate synthase, with protein sequence MDEKEDEQTVQSLADENLSTEEKEALSLARYKLFLAQFADDDPALAGQLLSQIDEIYAKRELPVPAAIQAQVRDAAADIRQALEKKMLVKRKEYSALQARMKSQGMLKKQQPDDDSLASRQFLDDEYLDYESSIQFLDRIQMQKGMKLGLANMTRALQLTDNPQLQYKVIHVTGTNGKGSVCAMLDAILTSAGHKVGRYISPHLVKINERIMINGREISDEKFAELVNYVRPYLRKVDLTYFEILTLMAFLHFRDEKVDFAVVEVGMGGRLDATNTAQPILSIITNIDFDHTKHLGGTIAEIATEKAGIIKENATVVTGCTGDALAVIKETCQAKRSKLVPLATHKVQRRILNIGDLKNVSLSLKGEFQHQNAKVAVTAAKAMQTMGIDLPDRSIKIGLASAEWPGRLDFIENNVLVDCAHNPAAINVLVIELKRLQSVFDRMVLVFGAMKDKDYQGMIEELCPLADKVFLTKVKEERAAEPEELAKEVKQYTKNFALTANVADAVELARSEAGPRDLVLITGSIYVVGDALKYLKGRQD encoded by the coding sequence ATGGATGAAAAAGAGGATGAGCAGACAGTGCAGAGCCTGGCAGATGAAAATCTGAGCACTGAGGAGAAAGAGGCATTGAGCCTGGCCAGGTACAAGCTATTTCTTGCGCAATTTGCTGACGACGACCCTGCCCTGGCAGGGCAGCTCCTTTCGCAGATAGATGAGATTTATGCGAAACGCGAGCTTCCAGTTCCGGCTGCAATCCAGGCGCAGGTCAGGGATGCGGCTGCTGACATAAGGCAGGCATTGGAAAAAAAGATGCTTGTAAAGAGGAAGGAATACAGCGCGCTCCAGGCAAGGATGAAAAGCCAGGGCATGCTGAAAAAACAGCAGCCTGATGATGACAGCCTGGCCTCGAGGCAATTTCTTGATGACGAATACCTTGATTATGAAAGCTCCATCCAGTTTCTCGACAGGATCCAGATGCAGAAAGGCATGAAGCTCGGCCTGGCCAACATGACCAGGGCCCTCCAGCTCACGGACAATCCCCAGCTGCAATACAAGGTTATCCATGTGACCGGCACAAACGGGAAAGGCAGTGTGTGCGCAATGCTTGACGCAATATTGACTTCTGCAGGGCATAAGGTTGGAAGGTATATTTCCCCCCATTTGGTAAAAATAAACGAGCGCATAATGATCAATGGCAGGGAAATATCAGACGAAAAATTTGCCGAGCTTGTGAACTACGTCCGGCCATACCTTAGGAAGGTTGACCTGACCTATTTCGAAATCCTGACCCTAATGGCATTTCTCCATTTCAGGGATGAAAAAGTCGATTTCGCTGTTGTGGAAGTTGGCATGGGCGGCAGGCTGGATGCAACAAACACAGCGCAGCCCATCCTTTCAATCATTACCAACATTGACTTTGACCACACAAAGCACCTTGGAGGCACAATCGCGGAAATAGCAACAGAAAAAGCTGGCATCATCAAGGAAAATGCAACTGTTGTAACAGGCTGCACTGGCGATGCTTTGGCAGTGATAAAGGAAACATGCCAGGCCAAGCGGAGCAAGCTGGTTCCGCTTGCCACGCACAAAGTGCAGAGAAGAATTCTCAATATCGGAGACCTCAAGAATGTGAGCCTGTCGCTCAAGGGGGAATTCCAGCACCAGAATGCAAAAGTCGCGGTGACTGCTGCCAAGGCAATGCAAACAATGGGCATCGACCTTCCTGACAGGAGCATAAAAATCGGCCTCGCATCGGCGGAATGGCCAGGCAGGCTTGATTTCATTGAGAACAATGTGCTTGTTGACTGCGCCCACAATCCAGCTGCGATAAATGTCCTCGTCATTGAGCTGAAAAGGCTTCAGAGCGTGTTTGACAGGATGGTGCTGGTCTTCGGGGCCATGAAAGACAAGGATTACCAGGGCATGATAGAAGAGCTTTGCCCGCTGGCTGACAAGGTATTCCTGACAAAGGTGAAGGAGGAGAGGGCAGCAGAGCCTGAAGAGCTTGCAAAGGAAGTGAAGCAGTACACAAAGAATTTTGCCCTCACGGCAAATGTTGCAGATGCTGTTGAGCTGGCGCGAAGCGAGGCCGGGCCGCGGGACCTGGTGCTCATTACCGGAAGCATTTATGTTGTAGGCGATGCGCTAAAATACCTGAAAGGGAGGCAGGATTGA
- a CDS encoding response regulator, with translation MASNGIDILVVDDEEAWRDILSYYAEPYGLTIRTFESGWEAIHYLRGLPSWDMPKAYFVDMRTGDDHNDRASEAELESPLEIFWRAKAKGADKYFRFLTGHYSDHDAHVKGITNAQVILKGEKGANGKIKQVLEAVSAEKQYSHNPGA, from the coding sequence ATGGCAAGTAACGGAATAGATATTTTAGTTGTCGATGATGAAGAGGCATGGCGGGATATCCTGTCATACTATGCCGAGCCCTATGGCCTGACAATAAGAACCTTTGAATCCGGCTGGGAGGCAATCCACTATTTACGGGGCTTGCCGTCATGGGACATGCCTAAAGCATACTTTGTGGATATGAGGACAGGGGATGACCATAATGACAGAGCAAGCGAGGCAGAGCTTGAATCGCCGCTGGAGATTTTTTGGCGGGCCAAAGCCAAGGGCGCTGATAAATATTTCAGGTTTCTGACAGGGCATTATTCTGACCATGACGCCCATGTTAAGGGGATTACCAATGCCCAGGTCATACTCAAGGGCGAAAAAGGTGCAAATGGAAAGATAAAACAAGTTCTGGAAGCAGTTTCAGCTGAAAAGCAATACAGTCACAATCCAGGCGCCTGA
- a CDS encoding helix-turn-helix transcriptional regulator, with the protein MTLRLTPQQLAQLDRYYLQSSGFESLSREAIIGYAHKMAITSYAVKKHFQSIESGQRKIPDYVKEQFQKGEPLKFPNNRETKRLEELAQAPPDNIAVARIIEGYARQNNMSQRAIADLAHVSYSVITHYTHGSYFPSSESLSRLAGLPNLPEPDRKVLLAYISQIQAKKEAAKKGHPKKEKEASKKDTKNIPDVPGPREAQRLAHIATLPGENQWIANAIHGYMADNDLGIHELSKKSEISVKYISSMHYGNMIPSKKIAWRLARLPNWDDSVRDRLLDYAGEMQNIDAQAHPEPANARQKTGAQQTSLVERISRIPILGYDIEGIKFAGNTIAYKLKEEASGENEEGNQGLDPELAAADLKEHTIKALVSSGFAKYYDPSFSLEDIVTVTLIGKKGHLYYVDTGLPSKAYNEFRGFYRVLKRALASQSKKANHAIRNETRADAK; encoded by the coding sequence ATGACACTGCGTCTGACACCACAACAACTTGCACAACTGGACAGGTATTACCTGCAGAGTTCGGGTTTTGAAAGCCTTTCCAGGGAAGCCATTATAGGTTATGCACATAAAATGGCGATTACATCCTATGCTGTCAAGAAGCATTTCCAGAGCATTGAAAGCGGACAGCGCAAGATCCCGGATTATGTAAAGGAACAATTCCAAAAGGGAGAGCCGCTAAAATTTCCGAATAATCGCGAAACTAAACGGCTGGAGGAACTTGCGCAGGCGCCGCCGGATAATATAGCCGTTGCAAGAATCATCGAAGGATATGCCAGGCAAAACAATATGTCACAGAGAGCTATTGCAGATTTGGCACATGTGAGTTACTCCGTGATAACACATTATACCCATGGCTCTTATTTTCCGAGCAGTGAATCTTTGTCCAGGCTTGCAGGCCTTCCCAATTTGCCAGAGCCTGATAGGAAAGTTCTTTTGGCTTACATCAGCCAAATCCAGGCTAAAAAAGAGGCCGCGAAAAAGGGGCACCCCAAAAAAGAAAAGGAAGCATCAAAAAAAGATACTAAGAATATACCCGATGTACCTGGCCCACGAGAAGCTCAGCGCCTTGCACACATTGCCACGCTTCCAGGCGAAAACCAATGGATTGCGAATGCCATACATGGCTATATGGCCGACAATGACTTAGGCATCCATGAATTGTCCAAAAAGTCAGAGATTTCTGTTAAATACATATCCTCTATGCACTATGGCAATATGATTCCCAGCAAAAAAATAGCTTGGCGCCTGGCCAGGCTGCCAAACTGGGATGATTCCGTCAGGGACAGGCTGCTGGATTACGCTGGTGAAATGCAAAACATAGATGCACAAGCACATCCTGAACCAGCCAATGCCAGGCAAAAGACCGGGGCACAGCAAACTTCCCTGGTTGAACGTATCTCCCGAATACCGATACTTGGTTATGATATTGAAGGCATAAAATTTGCGGGAAACACCATTGCCTATAAACTGAAGGAAGAGGCAAGTGGGGAGAATGAAGAAGGAAATCAGGGGCTTGACCCTGAGCTTGCAGCAGCAGACTTAAAGGAACACACTATCAAGGCATTGGTATCAAGCGGGTTTGCAAAGTACTATGACCCAAGCTTTTCCCTGGAGGACATTGTCACTGTAACCCTCATAGGAAAAAAGGGACACTTGTATTATGTTGACACGGGCCTGCCGTCTAAGGCTTACAATGAATTCAGGGGATTTTACCGCGTGCTCAAGAGAGCCCTGGCAAGCCAGTCAAAAAAGGCTAATCATGCCATTAGAAATGAAACGCGTGCCGATGCAAAATAA
- a CDS encoding phosphoribosylformylglycinamidine cyclo-ligase encodes MRRFQMSMVTYKDSGVDISKNNLAKKRIGEHVRSTFSKNVLADFGAFGAMYSIGKTGMKDPVLVSSADGVGTKIKLASMSGMYDTVGQDLVNHCVNDILVMGAKPLFFLDYLAFSKAEPMVVEQIVKGVAAACKANGLSLIGGETAQMPGLYSPGDFDLAGFIVGILDRKNAVTGKEIRPGHAVIGIFSNGLQTNGYSLANKVFFDMAKMQLNDKPAGLGGQSIKEALMAIHPSYLKAVQAVMNARTGIKGMAHITGGGLVENIPRVLPKSCSAELDTRSWKVLPVFNMIETLGKVPKDDMYRTFNMGIGFVLVVDQKDEAKTMAAIRKAKFSCAKIGKIVKGGQQVLIR; translated from the coding sequence ATGCGGCGGTTTCAAATGAGCATGGTCACCTACAAGGACAGTGGCGTGGACATAAGCAAGAACAACCTTGCAAAAAAGAGGATTGGCGAGCATGTCCGAAGCACTTTCTCAAAGAATGTATTGGCTGATTTTGGCGCTTTTGGTGCAATGTACTCTATTGGCAAGACAGGCATGAAGGATCCTGTCCTGGTCTCAAGTGCTGATGGTGTTGGCACAAAGATTAAGCTTGCATCAATGAGCGGCATGTATGACACAGTTGGCCAGGACCTTGTAAACCACTGCGTGAATGACATATTAGTCATGGGTGCAAAGCCATTATTCTTTTTGGATTATCTTGCATTCAGCAAGGCAGAGCCGATGGTTGTGGAACAGATTGTCAAAGGTGTTGCAGCTGCGTGCAAAGCAAACGGCTTAAGCCTTATAGGGGGAGAAACAGCGCAAATGCCTGGATTGTATTCTCCTGGCGACTTTGACCTTGCAGGGTTTATCGTCGGCATTTTGGACAGGAAAAATGCCGTGACTGGAAAGGAAATAAGGCCCGGCCATGCAGTCATAGGCATATTTTCAAATGGCTTGCAGACAAATGGCTATTCCCTTGCAAATAAGGTTTTTTTTGACATGGCAAAGATGCAGCTGAACGACAAGCCTGCTGGATTGGGTGGCCAAAGCATAAAAGAAGCCCTGATGGCCATTCATCCCTCTTACCTCAAGGCAGTGCAGGCTGTGATGAATGCAAGAACTGGCATAAAAGGCATGGCGCATATCACTGGAGGGGGCCTTGTCGAAAATATCCCAAGGGTCCTGCCAAAATCATGCTCAGCAGAGCTCGACACAAGGTCATGGAAGGTTTTGCCGGTGTTCAATATGATTGAAACGCTTGGAAAAGTGCCAAAGGATGATATGTATCGCACATTTAACATGGGCATTGGATTTGTCCTGGTAGTCGACCAGAAAGATGAAGCAAAGACAATGGCAGCAATAAGAAAGGCCAAATTTTCATGCGCTAAAATAGGAAAAATAGTAAAAGGCGGCCAGCAAGTTCTGATAAGGTAA
- a CDS encoding rhomboid family intramembrane serine protease yields MAEIESESQFVWKFIWNILLTPITLVMIIFKKKQVGDLFKPFADFFRFVWEPKFTVMIILLNIAAFFYSSTFSEATMSSLANYPSDVLQISQWHTLITSGFLHLNLAHLLGNMAAIFIFGRAVERTLGFWKTAAVYFGALVVSNIFSSLISLYLLGENMGGVGASGALMGLVSVAILMDPFYLTYELIVPLPIMVVGWIAIYGDITGILNPAEDGIGHLAHVGGFLSVMATMFFLNFQDKAKLKKGLLINIASIAVIYGIYFFFLQDKISAVLP; encoded by the coding sequence ATGGCTGAAATTGAATCTGAATCCCAGTTTGTCTGGAAATTCATCTGGAATATCCTCCTGACACCCATAACGCTGGTCATGATCATTTTCAAAAAGAAGCAGGTTGGTGATTTGTTCAAGCCATTCGCCGATTTCTTTCGGTTTGTCTGGGAGCCCAAATTCACAGTCATGATAATTTTGCTGAATATTGCAGCATTTTTTTACTCCTCGACATTCAGCGAGGCAACGATGTCATCCCTGGCCAACTATCCTTCAGACGTATTGCAGATTTCCCAATGGCACACGCTTATCACCTCTGGCTTTTTGCACTTGAACCTTGCCCATCTGCTCGGGAATATGGCAGCTATTTTCATATTCGGCCGTGCCGTGGAAAGGACATTGGGATTCTGGAAGACAGCCGCTGTTTATTTTGGCGCCCTGGTTGTTTCCAATATATTTTCTTCCCTGATAAGCCTGTACCTGCTTGGCGAGAACATGGGAGGAGTGGGCGCATCAGGCGCGCTCATGGGCCTTGTCTCAGTCGCCATCCTCATGGACCCGTTTTACCTGACTTACGAGCTTATTGTCCCTTTGCCAATCATGGTTGTGGGCTGGATAGCAATTTATGGAGATATAACGGGAATCCTGAATCCGGCCGAAGATGGCATAGGCCATTTGGCGCATGTTGGTGGCTTTCTTTCAGTCATGGCCACCATGTTCTTCCTGAATTTCCAGGACAAGGCCAAGCTGAAAAAGGGATTGCTCATCAATATCGCATCAATTGCGGTGATTTACGGCATTTACTTTTTCTTCCTGCAGGACAAAATCAGTGCTGTCTTGCCATAG
- a CDS encoding phosphate uptake regulator PhoU, whose product METRRIIRFGKNSYVISIPKSWITENKLEKGDSVFIEDDSQELRIMPSEKIKRVEIKKTIIETDNRDLDTIRSEIISAYLMNFNIIELIGSNVSENVSSIKSVLRDLSGLEIMDLTSKRITAHDIVNEDEIDLQNIFRRVDMIIRSMISDAVKTIETDLYENINARDSDVNRLVFLAFRVLRKAISDPQVARKMNMSMLDVMNYWITFSHMESIGDQAKRAARYIRQMTDKNEKSHKEFVKLFSEINDLHISVMKSFYTKDRALAFRVIEDCKKANAKCDKYLIQNATFAAANAVGYVKSMNGLIKHIARLVSTI is encoded by the coding sequence ATGGAAACCAGAAGAATCATCAGGTTCGGGAAAAATTCTTATGTCATCTCCATTCCAAAGAGTTGGATAACTGAAAATAAGCTTGAGAAGGGGGATTCTGTCTTTATTGAGGATGATTCGCAGGAGCTGCGGATAATGCCCAGCGAAAAAATCAAGAGGGTGGAGATCAAGAAGACAATAATTGAGACTGACAACAGGGATCTGGACACAATAAGGAGCGAGATAATTTCTGCCTACCTGATGAATTTCAATATCATTGAGCTTATTGGCTCAAATGTCAGCGAAAATGTCAGCAGCATCAAGAGCGTTCTTCGGGACTTGAGCGGCTTGGAGATAATGGACTTGACATCCAAGAGGATTACCGCCCATGACATCGTGAATGAAGATGAGATAGACCTCCAGAACATCTTCAGGCGGGTGGACATGATAATCAGGAGCATGATAAGCGATGCAGTGAAAACAATTGAGACAGACCTTTACGAGAACATCAATGCCAGGGATTCAGATGTCAACAGGCTGGTGTTCCTTGCATTCAGGGTATTGCGCAAAGCAATCTCCGACCCGCAGGTCGCGAGAAAAATGAACATGAGCATGCTGGATGTCATGAACTATTGGATAACATTTTCGCACATGGAGAGCATTGGCGACCAGGCAAAAAGGGCAGCCAGGTACATAAGGCAGATGACTGATAAGAATGAAAAGTCCCACAAGGAGTTTGTTAAGCTCTTCAGCGAGATCAATGACCTGCACATCAGCGTCATGAAAAGCTTCTACACCAAGGACCGCGCCCTGGCTTTCAGGGTTATAGAGGACTGCAAAAAGGCAAATGCAAAATGCGACAAGTACCTCATCCAAAATGCAACATTTGCAGCGGCAAACGCAGTTGGCTATGTCAAGAGCATGAACGGCCTGATCAAGCACATTGCACGGCTTGTCAGCACAATTTAG
- the gyrB gene encoding DNA topoisomerase (ATP-hydrolyzing) subunit B: protein MESKSYRADDIQVLEGLEAVRKRPSMYIGSTNIKGLHHLIYEAVDNSIDEALAGFCNKITVIIHKDDSVTVEDNGRGIPVDMHPKYKKPALEIVMTKLHAGGKFDKKAYKVSGGLHGVGISVTNALSAVLKAEVRRDGRLFSQTYELGVPVNEMQDKGPAEGTGTRITFKPDPSIFEETTIHYETVAARLRDLSFLNPGLKITVMDERDVKQADYEYKGGIVDFVKYLNKNKIAFGNVIYFTKEKNSTKVEVALQYNDGYTENVLSFANNINTVEGGTHLTGFKTALTRCMNAYAERMGEREIKLTGDDVLEGLSAVVSVKLTEPQFEGQTKTKLGNSDMKGIVDSLVNDAFSSYLEENPSTARLVVEKCVNAAKAREAARKARELTRRKNYLDSSSLPGKLADCSNRDPSMCELYIVEGDSAGGSAKQGRNREYQAILPLRGKILNVEKARLHKVLTSEEIVTTITALGTGVGEEFDAKKLRYHKVIIMTDADVDGAHIRTLLLTFFYRYMKPLVENGNIYIAQPPLYRVKKGKDLTYCYNDEELKKIIGEAAAELNLVSADAKTARKEEAGPDAEGEEGEESGQIAKKVKGYEIQRYKGLGEMNPRQLWETTMDPGTRTLLQVTIEDGVEADQIFTILMGDQVEPRRQFIQDNAKKVVNLDV from the coding sequence ATGGAAAGCAAAAGCTATCGCGCAGATGACATACAGGTTCTTGAGGGCCTTGAAGCAGTCAGAAAAAGGCCAAGCATGTACATTGGCTCGACAAATATCAAAGGGCTGCACCACCTGATATACGAGGCTGTTGATAACTCCATAGACGAAGCCCTTGCCGGCTTTTGCAACAAGATAACCGTTATCATCCATAAGGACGACTCTGTCACTGTCGAGGACAACGGGAGGGGCATCCCGGTTGACATGCACCCGAAATACAAAAAGCCTGCCCTTGAAATTGTCATGACAAAATTGCATGCAGGGGGCAAATTTGACAAAAAGGCCTACAAGGTCAGCGGCGGGCTGCATGGCGTCGGCATTTCAGTCACCAATGCCCTTTCAGCAGTCCTTAAGGCGGAAGTGCGCAGGGACGGAAGGCTGTTTTCGCAGACTTATGAGCTGGGCGTGCCTGTAAATGAGATGCAGGACAAGGGGCCGGCGGAAGGCACTGGCACAAGAATCACCTTCAAGCCTGACCCTTCCATATTCGAGGAAACAACCATCCATTATGAGACTGTCGCGGCACGGCTGAGGGACTTGTCCTTCCTTAATCCCGGGCTGAAGATAACAGTAATGGACGAAAGGGATGTCAAGCAGGCAGACTATGAATACAAAGGCGGGATTGTTGACTTTGTCAAGTATCTCAACAAGAATAAAATTGCCTTTGGCAACGTTATTTACTTCACAAAAGAGAAGAACAGCACAAAGGTCGAGGTTGCGCTGCAATACAACGACGGCTACACTGAAAATGTCCTTTCATTTGCAAATAATATCAATACAGTTGAAGGCGGCACGCACCTCACTGGATTCAAGACAGCCCTGACAAGGTGCATGAATGCCTATGCAGAAAGGATGGGTGAAAGGGAAATCAAGCTCACGGGCGACGATGTCCTGGAGGGATTGTCTGCTGTTGTCTCAGTCAAGCTGACCGAGCCCCAGTTCGAGGGGCAGACAAAGACCAAGCTCGGGAACTCTGACATGAAGGGCATAGTTGATTCCCTTGTGAATGATGCTTTCTCATCCTATCTTGAGGAAAATCCCTCCACTGCCAGGCTTGTTGTTGAAAAATGCGTCAATGCCGCAAAAGCAAGGGAGGCGGCCAGGAAAGCAAGGGAGCTGACAAGGCGCAAGAATTATCTTGATTCATCATCCCTGCCAGGCAAGCTGGCTGACTGCTCCAATCGCGACCCAAGCATGTGCGAATTGTACATTGTGGAAGGCGACTCAGCAGGCGGCAGTGCCAAGCAGGGAAGAAACAGGGAATACCAAGCAATTTTGCCGCTGCGCGGAAAAATACTGAATGTTGAAAAGGCGCGCCTGCACAAGGTGCTGACTTCAGAGGAAATCGTCACAACAATCACAGCGCTGGGGACTGGCGTTGGCGAGGAATTCGATGCCAAAAAGCTCAGGTACCACAAGGTAATCATAATGACGGATGCTGATGTTGACGGAGCACATATCAGGACACTGCTGCTCACTTTCTTTTACAGGTACATGAAGCCCCTGGTGGAAAACGGCAATATCTACATTGCACAGCCTCCGCTATACAGGGTCAAGAAAGGCAAGGATCTAACCTATTGCTACAATGATGAGGAATTAAAGAAAATAATTGGCGAGGCCGCAGCTGAATTAAACTTGGTATCAGCAGACGCCAAAACTGCACGGAAAGAAGAGGCAGGGCCAGATGCCGAAGGAGAAGAAGGGGAAGAATCTGGCCAGATTGCCAAGAAAGTCAAAGGCTATGAAATCCAGAGGTACAAAGGCCTTGGCGAGATGAATCCGCGCCAGCTCTGGGAAACAACCATGGATCCTGGCACACGAACGCTTCTGCAGGTCACAATTGAGGACGGTGTTGAGGCTGACCAGATTTTCACTATCCTGATGGGCGACCAGGTAGAGCCGAGAAGGCAGTTTATCCAGGACAACGCGAAGAAAGTTGTCAACCTGGATGTTTGA
- a CDS encoding rhomboid family intramembrane serine protease — protein sequence MARNNRFSWWALKLAAICIGAFMLQKISATVTSEFMMNSSEVLYRPWILLTSIFLHGSFVHLAYNMFALALFGLILEKKVGSRNFLWLFFIGGVFANIATLPFYSSSLGASGAVYTILGMLAVLRPKMVIWISYIPMRMWLAAVAWAIGNLIIALAPTNIGAVAHLSGMAFGIIAGFYWRQKRKTRKRNNKKSYPEMQVPN from the coding sequence ATGGCCAGAAACAATAGGTTCAGCTGGTGGGCGCTTAAGCTTGCAGCTATTTGTATAGGCGCTTTCATGCTGCAGAAGATTTCTGCAACAGTGACCTCGGAATTCATGATGAACAGCTCGGAGGTGCTTTATAGGCCGTGGATACTGTTAACCTCCATTTTCCTGCACGGAAGCTTTGTGCATTTGGCCTACAACATGTTTGCGCTTGCATTATTTGGCCTTATCCTTGAGAAAAAGGTTGGCTCCAGGAATTTTCTCTGGCTTTTTTTCATAGGAGGGGTATTCGCAAATATTGCAACCCTGCCTTTCTACAGCTCATCCCTGGGAGCATCAGGCGCGGTCTACACAATACTGGGGATGCTTGCTGTCTTGCGGCCCAAAATGGTAATTTGGATCTCCTATATCCCGATGAGAATGTGGCTTGCAGCAGTTGCCTGGGCAATTGGAAACCTGATTATTGCACTCGCTCCGACAAATATAGGTGCAGTTGCGCACCTGTCAGGCATGGCTTTCGGCATTATCGCAGGATTCTATTGGAGGCAAAAGAGAAAAACCAGGAAAAGAAACAACAAAAAATCCTACCCTGAAATGCAGGTTCCTAATTAA